One part of the Oceanihabitans sp. IOP_32 genome encodes these proteins:
- a CDS encoding patatin-like phospholipase family protein: MPNQAKVGLVLSGGGAKGLAHIGVLKVIDSLGVKVDYVAGTSMGAIIGSLYAVGYSGKQLDSIFKEVDFDKILSDNLPRSSKALYERENSEKYAVTLPFDRFKIALPSALSRGQNTYSLLSRLTLHVSDINDFSKLPIPFFCIGTNIETGATVMLDQGDLTQAVMASATLPSLFQPIIVGDQVLVDGGVTNNYPIDELRAKGMDVIVGVDVQSNLANRDQLVSAPSILMQISNFRTIKDMQQKAEKTDVYIKPEISDFSVVSFGDGKQIIESGVAAASSKIELLEQLPKYNTIKPSYRKHLQKRDSITINSFSLHGNNRYTRAYILGKLRLKLNEKIAVKDFYKGVDNLIATNNFHSVQYKFSTSDNNKALNLSTTVKETDNTTFLKLAVHYDRLYKSGALINVTKKRLFVDNDVSSLDLVLGDNIRYNFEYLIDNGFYWSVGIRSRLNKFSKNVNAKLFFDETEITTTGLNKIDIDYQDQTNQVYLQTLLKKYFALSMGLEHKRLKIKSETILTNNEEFKLDNTDYFSVFGNIKLDTYDNKYFPKRGVYFDGNLHMYLHASKFNIEFDKFSIVKANMGYAFSITDKFALQLTTSGGFKIGDKSTQSLDFVLGGYGNNLINNFIPFLGYDFLTLTGNSYVKAYLGGNYEVFKNHYISVEGNWANISNDIFENKEWFSLPDYNGYALGYSVDTLIGPIQAKYSYSPDTKDSVWFLNLGFWF; the protein is encoded by the coding sequence GTGCCTAACCAGGCAAAAGTAGGCTTGGTTTTAAGTGGGGGTGGCGCTAAGGGGCTAGCTCATATTGGCGTACTTAAGGTTATCGATAGTTTAGGTGTAAAAGTAGATTATGTTGCGGGCACAAGTATGGGGGCCATTATAGGGTCGCTATATGCTGTGGGATACTCGGGCAAGCAACTAGATTCTATCTTTAAAGAGGTTGATTTTGATAAGATACTAAGCGATAATTTACCCCGCTCTTCTAAAGCTTTATACGAGCGTGAGAACTCAGAAAAATACGCTGTAACACTACCTTTTGATAGGTTTAAAATTGCATTACCATCTGCACTTTCTAGAGGTCAAAATACCTACAGTCTCCTCTCACGCTTAACCTTGCATGTAAGCGATATAAACGATTTTAGTAAGTTGCCAATTCCTTTTTTTTGTATCGGTACTAATATTGAAACGGGGGCTACTGTTATGTTAGATCAAGGCGATTTAACACAGGCAGTAATGGCCAGCGCGACCCTACCTTCTTTATTTCAACCTATAATAGTGGGCGACCAAGTGTTAGTTGATGGGGGTGTAACCAACAACTACCCAATAGACGAATTAAGAGCAAAGGGAATGGATGTTATTGTTGGTGTGGATGTGCAGTCTAATTTGGCCAATAGAGACCAATTGGTCTCGGCGCCCAGTATACTCATGCAGATTAGTAATTTTCGAACAATTAAAGATATGCAACAAAAGGCCGAGAAAACCGACGTTTATATAAAGCCTGAAATTTCAGATTTTTCGGTAGTTTCTTTTGGAGATGGGAAGCAAATTATAGAGAGTGGCGTTGCGGCTGCCAGTTCGAAAATAGAATTGTTAGAGCAATTACCCAAATACAACACAATAAAGCCTTCATATAGGAAACATCTCCAAAAGCGTGATTCTATAACCATTAATTCGTTTTCATTACACGGAAATAACCGGTATACTCGCGCTTATATTCTGGGAAAGTTGAGGTTAAAATTAAACGAAAAGATTGCTGTAAAAGATTTTTATAAGGGCGTCGATAATTTAATTGCAACCAATAATTTTCACTCGGTACAATATAAATTTAGTACCTCCGATAATAATAAGGCACTCAATTTGTCTACCACAGTAAAAGAGACCGATAATACGACCTTTTTAAAATTAGCAGTACATTACGATCGCTTGTATAAAAGTGGGGCTTTGATTAATGTCACTAAAAAACGCTTATTCGTAGATAACGATGTGTCGTCTTTAGACTTAGTATTGGGCGATAATATTCGCTATAATTTCGAATACTTAATTGATAATGGATTTTATTGGAGTGTAGGCATACGTTCTAGATTAAATAAATTTAGTAAAAACGTAAATGCCAAGTTGTTTTTTGATGAAACTGAAATAACTACCACAGGATTAAACAAGATTGATATCGATTATCAGGACCAAACTAATCAGGTATATTTACAAACACTGCTTAAAAAATATTTTGCCTTAAGTATGGGTCTAGAGCATAAGCGCCTTAAAATAAAGTCTGAGACAATTTTAACAAATAACGAAGAGTTTAAATTGGATAACACCGATTATTTTAGCGTATTTGGCAATATAAAACTAGATACTTACGATAATAAGTATTTTCCTAAAAGAGGTGTGTATTTTGATGGGAATTTGCACATGTACCTACATGCCTCTAAATTTAATATCGAATTTGATAAGTTTTCTATAGTTAAAGCCAATATGGGTTATGCTTTTAGTATTACCGATAAGTTCGCATTACAACTCACAACCAGTGGGGGGTTTAAAATAGGGGATAAATCGACTCAATCTTTAGATTTCGTTCTTGGAGGTTATGGCAATAATTTAATAAATAATTTTATACCTTTTTTGGGCTACGATTTCTTGACCTTAACAGGCAATAGTTACGTAAAAGCATATTTAGGTGGAAATTACGAGGTTTTTAAAAATCATTATATATCTGTAGAAGGAAACTGGGCCAATATTAGTAATGATATTTTTGAAAATAAGGAGTGGTTCTCACTTCCAGATTATAATGGTTATGCTTTGGGTTATTCTGTAGACACGCTAATAGGTCCCATTCAAGCCAAGTATAGTTATTCGCCAGACACTAAAGATAGCGTTTGGTTTCTCAATCTGGGATTCTGGTTTTAA
- a CDS encoding homogentisate 1,2-dioxygenase, translating to MPFYHKLGNIPPKRHTQFRKPDGSLYAEQLFGTIGFDGMSTNSYHEQRPTQVKEIRKQYSVAPKIALKNNIKSYRLKGFQVKPENDYLESRKTILINSDCAIILAAPKQLTQSYFYKNTDADELIFIHKGTGKLRTMLGNLDFKYGDYLLIPRGIIYKIDFDTEDNRLFIVESRHPIYTPKRYRNWFGQLLEHAPFCERDIRQPQELETYNENGDFLIKVKKQDDIIEMVYASHPFDVVGYDGFNYPYAFSIHDFEPITGRIHQPPPVHQTFETSAFVVCSFVPRLYDYHPLSIPAPYNHSNIDSDEVLYYVDGDFMSRNDVEAGHISLHPAGIPHGPHPGATERSIGKTKTDELAVMVDTFKPLMVTEEGMKIADESYYKSWLE from the coding sequence ATGCCCTTTTATCATAAACTAGGAAACATTCCGCCCAAGCGCCACACACAATTTAGAAAACCAGATGGTAGTTTGTATGCCGAGCAACTCTTTGGAACAATTGGTTTCGACGGTATGTCTACAAACAGTTATCACGAGCAACGCCCAACCCAGGTAAAAGAAATTAGAAAACAATACAGTGTAGCCCCAAAAATTGCATTAAAAAATAATATAAAATCATACCGGCTAAAAGGATTTCAAGTTAAGCCAGAAAACGATTATTTAGAAAGTCGAAAAACCATATTAATAAACAGCGATTGTGCTATTATTTTAGCCGCACCAAAACAATTAACTCAATCTTATTTTTATAAAAACACCGATGCAGACGAGCTCATTTTTATCCATAAAGGCACTGGGAAATTGCGTACTATGTTGGGGAATCTCGATTTTAAATATGGCGATTATCTTCTAATTCCGCGCGGTATTATTTATAAAATTGATTTTGATACCGAAGACAACAGACTTTTTATAGTCGAGTCGCGCCATCCTATTTACACGCCAAAACGCTATCGAAATTGGTTTGGGCAACTTCTTGAACACGCCCCATTTTGTGAGCGGGATATTCGCCAGCCTCAAGAATTAGAAACCTATAACGAAAATGGCGATTTCCTTATAAAAGTAAAAAAGCAAGACGATATAATCGAGATGGTTTATGCATCGCACCCCTTCGACGTTGTGGGCTACGATGGGTTTAACTATCCTTACGCTTTTTCAATACACGATTTCGAGCCCATTACAGGACGTATCCATCAACCGCCACCAGTGCATCAAACCTTCGAGACCAGCGCTTTTGTGGTTTGTAGTTTTGTTCCGCGTTTGTACGATTACCACCCGCTATCTATCCCAGCACCGTACAATCACAGTAATATTGATAGCGATGAGGTTTTGTATTATGTAGACGGCGATTTTATGAGCCGTAACGACGTTGAAGCTGGACATATTTCGCTTCATCCGGCCGGCATACCACATGGGCCTCATCCAGGAGCAACAGAGCGTAGTATTGGCAAAACAAAAACCGACGAGCTCGCTGTAATGGTCGATACGTTTAAACCTTTGATGGTTACCGAAGAAGGCATGAAAATTGCCGATGAAAGCTACTATAAATCATGGCTGGAGTAA
- the hppD gene encoding 4-hydroxyphenylpyruvate dioxygenase, whose amino-acid sequence MSKNIKSVNYGLEKIFEGAKDFLPLLGTDYVEFYVGNAKQAAHFYKTAFGFQSYAYKGLETGSKDTVSYVLKQDKIRLVLTSPLHSKSPLNNHIVKHGDGVKVIALWVDDATKAYKETTSRGAKSYMEPVVEKDEHGEVVRSGIYTYGETVHIFVERKHYKGVFLPGFGEWKSDYNPTAVGLKYIDHMVGNVGWGEMNTWVKWYEDVMGFENFLSFDDKQIHTEYSALMSKVMSNGNGRIKFPINEPAKGKKKSQIEEYLDFYEGPGVQHIAVATDDIIETVTQLRARGIEFLSKPPEAYYKAVPGRLETYSHKLREDIEMLKNLGIMIDADEEGYLLQIFTKPLQDRPTLFFEIIQRMGARGFGAGNFKALFESIEREQANRGTL is encoded by the coding sequence ATGAGTAAAAACATAAAATCAGTAAACTACGGTTTAGAAAAAATATTTGAAGGCGCGAAAGACTTTTTGCCACTTTTAGGAACAGACTATGTAGAGTTTTATGTAGGCAATGCTAAACAAGCGGCGCATTTTTATAAAACGGCATTTGGTTTTCAATCTTACGCTTATAAAGGATTAGAGACTGGTTCTAAAGACACGGTGAGTTACGTGTTAAAACAAGATAAAATCCGTTTAGTATTAACCTCTCCATTACACAGTAAATCTCCGCTAAACAATCATATTGTAAAGCATGGCGATGGTGTAAAGGTTATTGCACTTTGGGTAGATGATGCTACAAAAGCGTATAAAGAAACCACTAGTAGAGGTGCGAAATCATATATGGAACCCGTGGTAGAAAAAGATGAACACGGCGAAGTGGTGCGCTCTGGCATTTATACTTACGGTGAAACCGTGCATATATTTGTTGAGCGTAAACATTATAAGGGCGTATTTTTGCCCGGTTTTGGCGAGTGGAAATCCGATTATAATCCAACCGCCGTCGGTTTAAAGTATATAGACCATATGGTAGGTAATGTGGGCTGGGGAGAAATGAATACTTGGGTGAAATGGTATGAAGATGTTATGGGTTTTGAGAATTTCTTGTCTTTTGACGATAAGCAAATCCATACCGAATATTCTGCACTTATGAGTAAAGTAATGAGTAATGGGAATGGACGTATAAAATTTCCAATTAACGAACCAGCTAAAGGAAAAAAGAAATCGCAAATTGAAGAGTATCTTGATTTTTATGAAGGCCCAGGTGTGCAACACATCGCTGTGGCTACAGACGACATTATTGAAACGGTAACCCAATTAAGAGCTCGGGGTATTGAATTCTTGTCTAAACCACCAGAAGCTTACTACAAAGCCGTGCCAGGGCGTTTAGAAACTTACAGTCATAAATTAAGAGAAGACATCGAGATGCTTAAAAATTTAGGCATCATGATTGATGCCGATGAAGAGGGGTATTTATTGCAAATATTCACAAAACCTTTACAAGATCGTCCAACCCTGTTTTTTGAAATCATACAACGTATGGGGGCACGTGGTTTTGGAGCTGGAAACTTTAAAGCGCTTTTCGAATCTATTGAGCGCGAACAAGCTAACAGAGGAACGCTTTAA
- a CDS encoding DUF3108 domain-containing protein, with product MKNTIIFLSLIFIQLSFAQQESAFADGEWFKFRMSYSNWLKAGEATLTVKETKLKNKEVYHVVGKGKTTGMIKWFFKVKDRYESFFDKKTILPYKFIRDINEGGHTKDIEIEFDQRNHKAHVNDKKHNKQTVIDTKPNIQDMVSTYYYLRNKIDINTLKIGDEIKTYMFFDEENYGFKLKYLGEEIITTKFGRVKTLKFRPYVMAGRVFKEEESLTLWVSKDKNKVPLRIKADLAVGSLRSDLEAFKGLKHPFTIIFDN from the coding sequence ATGAAAAACACCATAATATTTTTGTCGTTAATCTTTATACAGCTGTCCTTTGCTCAGCAAGAGTCAGCATTTGCCGATGGCGAATGGTTTAAATTTAGAATGAGTTATAGTAATTGGCTAAAGGCGGGCGAAGCTACACTTACAGTTAAAGAAACTAAATTAAAGAACAAAGAGGTATATCATGTCGTAGGTAAAGGCAAAACAACCGGAATGATAAAATGGTTTTTTAAGGTTAAGGATCGTTATGAAAGTTTTTTTGACAAAAAGACCATATTGCCCTATAAATTTATTAGAGATATTAACGAAGGCGGCCACACGAAAGATATTGAAATAGAATTCGACCAAAGAAACCACAAAGCACACGTTAACGATAAAAAACACAATAAACAAACGGTCATAGATACCAAGCCGAATATTCAAGATATGGTGTCTACGTACTATTATTTAAGAAACAAAATTGATATAAATACCTTAAAAATTGGTGACGAGATTAAAACCTATATGTTTTTCGATGAAGAAAACTACGGTTTTAAATTAAAGTATTTGGGAGAAGAAATTATTACTACGAAGTTTGGTAGAGTGAAGACGCTTAAATTTAGACCGTATGTTATGGCGGGGCGTGTTTTTAAAGAAGAAGAAAGTTTAACGCTTTGGGTATCTAAAGACAAAAATAAAGTACCTTTGCGAATTAAAGCAGATTTAGCGGTGGGTTCGCTAAGGTCAGATTTAGAGGCTTTTAAGGGGTTAAAACATCCGTTTACTATAATTTTTGATAATTAA
- a CDS encoding tryptophan 2,3-dioxygenase family protein produces MSIHDKLKEKYNLLDQDLEVHLEGLLYSKPLNYWDYIQTDALLNLQTQRSTLPDEMVFILYHQINELLFKMVLGEIEQVAKQDHVNAELFSSKLMRISRYFDMLTSSFSIMRDGMDVEQYNKFRTTLTPASGFQSAQYRKIEFASTELINLIDKRFRDTIDRNTSYEHAFEHLYWQAAGKDYKTGKKNYTLAAFEKKYKAELIQFTEFYNTHNLWSKFKALPKVVREDENLIKAMRHYDYTVNIKWVMAHYNTANHYLNIGGKPAEATGGSEWTKYMHPKYQKRIFFPELWTEKELKEWGTNV; encoded by the coding sequence TTGAGTATACACGATAAACTTAAAGAAAAATATAATCTATTGGACCAAGATCTAGAGGTTCATTTAGAAGGTTTGTTGTATAGTAAGCCTTTAAATTATTGGGATTATATTCAAACCGATGCCTTATTAAATCTTCAAACACAACGCAGCACTTTGCCAGACGAGATGGTTTTTATACTATATCATCAAATAAATGAGTTGTTGTTTAAAATGGTGCTTGGCGAAATTGAACAGGTTGCGAAACAAGACCATGTAAATGCAGAATTGTTTAGCTCAAAACTAATGCGTATTAGTCGTTATTTCGATATGTTAACCTCGTCGTTTTCTATTATGAGGGACGGTATGGATGTCGAGCAATACAACAAGTTTAGAACAACATTAACACCAGCCAGTGGCTTTCAAAGTGCACAGTACAGGAAAATTGAATTTGCCTCTACAGAGCTTATTAATTTAATAGATAAACGTTTTAGAGACACCATAGATAGAAATACGTCTTACGAACATGCTTTCGAGCACTTATATTGGCAAGCTGCAGGAAAAGATTATAAAACAGGAAAAAAAAATTATACTTTAGCAGCTTTTGAAAAAAAATATAAAGCAGAGCTTATCCAATTTACAGAGTTTTATAATACACATAATCTATGGTCAAAATTTAAAGCACTTCCTAAAGTCGTAAGAGAAGATGAGAACTTAATTAAAGCCATGCGACATTACGATTATACGGTAAACATAAAATGGGTAATGGCGCACTACAATACCGCAAATCATTATTTAAACATTGGTGGAAAACCTGCCGAAGCCACAGGAGGGAGTGAGTGGACAAAATATATGCACCCGAAATATCAAAAAAGAATATTTTTTCCAGAATTATGGACAGAAAAAGAATTAAAAGAATGGGGAACAAATGTGTAG
- a CDS encoding peptidoglycan DD-metalloendopeptidase family protein, with amino-acid sequence MGNKCVVLAVLAITGIACKNEKPESIIPQEDVAIVEAPKEVLEFGFNLNDYIVKRDTIKNGDSFGKILERNNIGYPKIFHIAEKAKDTFNIRKLQVGKPYALMYSKDSKDSIKIPESFIYQPTKEDYVVINFKDSIHAYKSSKPITYVEKTISGIITSSISETLDEKGVSPVLTNKLADNIYAWTIDFNRLQKGDRFKVIYTDKYIDDSIYGGVHDVKAVLFEHKNEPFYAFRFQTDSLKGIIDYFNEEAKNLRRAFLKAPVEFARISSRYNLNRRIALYGYSVRAHKGTDFAAPIGTPIRATANGTVTESRRKGGNGNYVKIRHNATYETQYLHMQKRKVKVGDFVKQGDVIGWIGMTGNTSGPHVCYRFWKNGRQVDPFKQKLPEAKPISDSLKLKFLEHIKPIKYQLDNILYEPEIPENQYPEQPVIRQSTT; translated from the coding sequence ATGGGGAACAAATGTGTAGTTCTTGCTGTTTTAGCAATAACTGGTATTGCTTGTAAAAACGAAAAACCAGAGTCAATAATACCTCAAGAAGATGTTGCTATAGTTGAAGCTCCAAAAGAAGTTTTGGAGTTTGGCTTTAATTTGAATGACTATATCGTTAAACGAGACACGATAAAAAATGGGGATAGCTTCGGAAAAATTTTAGAACGCAATAATATAGGCTATCCAAAGATTTTCCATATTGCCGAAAAGGCTAAAGACACCTTTAACATTCGAAAACTTCAAGTAGGTAAGCCTTATGCTTTAATGTATTCTAAAGATTCTAAGGACTCTATAAAAATACCAGAAAGTTTTATTTATCAGCCTACAAAAGAAGATTATGTAGTGATAAATTTCAAGGATTCCATTCATGCTTACAAAAGTAGTAAGCCTATAACCTATGTTGAAAAAACCATATCGGGTATTATAACCAGCAGTATTTCTGAAACTCTGGATGAAAAGGGTGTTAGCCCAGTGTTAACTAATAAATTAGCAGATAACATATACGCTTGGACCATCGATTTTAATCGTCTTCAAAAAGGCGATCGTTTTAAGGTGATATATACCGATAAATACATAGACGACAGTATTTACGGTGGCGTACACGATGTGAAAGCGGTGCTTTTTGAGCATAAAAACGAACCCTTTTATGCTTTTAGATTTCAAACCGATTCACTAAAAGGTATTATCGATTATTTTAACGAAGAGGCTAAAAATTTACGTCGTGCTTTTTTAAAAGCACCAGTGGAGTTTGCTCGAATCTCATCAAGGTATAACCTCAATCGACGTATCGCTCTGTACGGTTATAGTGTTCGTGCTCATAAAGGAACCGATTTTGCGGCTCCCATAGGAACTCCTATTCGGGCAACAGCAAACGGAACCGTTACAGAATCAAGACGAAAAGGCGGGAATGGTAACTATGTAAAAATTCGACATAACGCCACTTACGAAACGCAATACCTACACATGCAAAAACGAAAAGTAAAAGTAGGTGACTTTGTGAAGCAAGGCGACGTTATTGGGTGGATAGGCATGACCGGTAATACCAGTGGACCACATGTGTGTTATCGTTTCTGGAAAAATGGCAGACAAGTCGATCCCTTTAAACAAAAACTTCCAGAAGCTAAACCTATTTCAGATTCTCTTAAACTAAAATTTTTGGAGCATATTAAGCCCATAAAATATCAGTTAGACAATATTTTATACGAACCTGAAATTCCTGAAAATCAGTATCCGGAACAACCTGTAATAAGACAGTCAACTACATAA
- the pgi gene encoding glucose-6-phosphate isomerase, which translates to MPLPSVNPTTTKAWEKLRVHYKNIKHEHMKNLFAQDAERANKFTIKWEDFYVDFSKNRITEDTFKYLLELADEVKLKDAIKSQFSGEKINQTEERAVLHTALRAPKDAQFFVDGRHVMPEIYQVKQKIENFTNSIVSGQKKGFTGKPFTDVVNIGIGGSDLGPAMVVESLQYYKNHLNVHFVSNVDGDHVNEVIKKLNAETTLFVVVSKTFTTQETLSNANTLKTWFLQSAPKDAIAKHFVAVSTNTESVKNFGIDKANIFPMWDWVGGRFSLWSAVGLSISLAVGYNNFDSLLKGAHKMDTHFKAEDFKTNIPVVLALISVWYNNFFKAESEAVIGYSQYLNQFATYLQQGIMESNGKSIDRNGEAIDYETGTLIWGEPGTNSQHAFFQLIHQGTKLIPADFIGFVESLHGNEEHHDKLISNFLAQTEALLNGKTKEEVIAEGTSKEIIPFKVFKGNKPTNTIFIKKLTPESLGKLIAMYEHKIFVQGIIWNIFSYDQFGVELGKQLANKILREFNNSAVSNHDSSTANLLDYYKKFK; encoded by the coding sequence ATGCCATTACCATCTGTAAACCCAACCACAACAAAAGCTTGGGAAAAACTTCGTGTTCATTATAAAAACATCAAGCATGAACACATGAAAAATTTATTTGCTCAGGACGCAGAGCGTGCCAATAAATTTACCATAAAATGGGAAGATTTTTATGTCGATTTTTCTAAAAACAGAATAACTGAAGACACTTTTAAATATTTACTAGAATTAGCAGATGAGGTAAAGTTAAAAGACGCCATTAAAAGTCAGTTTTCTGGCGAGAAAATTAACCAAACCGAAGAAAGAGCCGTATTGCACACCGCCTTACGCGCACCAAAAGATGCACAATTTTTTGTTGATGGCCGTCATGTCATGCCAGAAATATACCAAGTAAAACAAAAAATAGAAAACTTTACAAACTCGATAGTTAGCGGCCAAAAAAAAGGCTTTACAGGAAAACCATTTACCGATGTGGTAAATATTGGTATTGGGGGCTCAGACCTAGGCCCTGCCATGGTTGTAGAGTCGCTACAGTACTATAAAAATCACCTAAACGTCCATTTTGTAAGCAATGTAGATGGCGATCATGTTAATGAAGTTATAAAAAAATTAAATGCAGAAACAACGCTATTTGTTGTAGTATCAAAAACCTTTACGACACAAGAAACTTTGTCGAACGCCAATACCCTTAAAACGTGGTTTTTACAATCGGCACCAAAAGATGCCATTGCCAAGCATTTTGTTGCGGTCTCTACGAATACAGAAAGTGTTAAAAATTTCGGAATAGATAAAGCCAATATTTTCCCGATGTGGGACTGGGTTGGTGGTCGTTTTTCACTTTGGAGTGCTGTTGGTTTGTCTATAAGCTTGGCGGTAGGATACAATAATTTCGACAGCCTATTAAAAGGCGCACATAAAATGGATACTCATTTTAAAGCCGAAGATTTTAAAACCAATATCCCCGTAGTTTTAGCTTTAATTAGTGTCTGGTATAACAATTTTTTTAAAGCCGAAAGTGAGGCCGTTATCGGGTATTCGCAATATTTAAACCAGTTTGCAACTTATTTGCAGCAAGGTATTATGGAAAGTAATGGTAAAAGCATCGATAGAAACGGTGAGGCTATCGATTATGAAACCGGAACTTTAATTTGGGGAGAACCAGGAACCAACTCCCAACATGCCTTTTTTCAACTTATACATCAAGGCACTAAATTAATTCCCGCAGATTTTATAGGCTTTGTAGAATCTTTACATGGTAATGAGGAACATCATGATAAATTAATATCTAATTTTTTAGCCCAAACCGAAGCGCTTTTAAACGGTAAAACTAAAGAAGAAGTTATTGCAGAGGGCACTTCAAAAGAAATTATTCCATTCAAAGTATTTAAAGGAAATAAACCAACAAATACTATTTTTATAAAGAAGCTTACACCAGAAAGTTTAGGGAAGTTAATCGCTATGTACGAGCACAAAATATTTGTGCAAGGAATTATTTGGAATATTTTTAGTTACGATCAATTTGGAGTTGAATTAGGAAAACAATTAGCCAATAAAATTTTAAGAGAATTTAACAATAGTGCGGTTAGCAATCATGATTCTTCAACTGCGAATTTATTAGATTATTATAAGAAATTTAAGTAG